In Fundulus heteroclitus isolate FHET01 chromosome 16, MU-UCD_Fhet_4.1, whole genome shotgun sequence, a single genomic region encodes these proteins:
- the elavl3 gene encoding ELAV-like protein 3 isoform X10 gives MVTQIISTMETQVSNGPSGTSLPNGPVISTNGSTDDSKTNLIVNYLPQNMTQEEFKSLFGSIGEIESCKLVRDKITGQSLGYGFVNYVDPNDADKAINTLNGLKLQTKTIKVSYARPSSASIRDANLYVSGLPKTMSQKDMEQLFSQYGRIITSRILVDQVTGISRGVGFIRFDKRNEAEEAIKGLNGQKPLGAAEPITVKFANNPSQKTGQALLTQLYQTAARRYTGPLHHQTQRFRLDNLLNASYGVKRFSPITIDSMTSLAGVNLTGPTGAGWCIFVYNLSPEADESVLWQLFGPFGAVTNVKVIRDFTTNKCKGFGFVTMTNYDEAAMAIASLNGYRLGDRVLQVSFKTSKQHKA, from the exons ATGGTTACT CAGATAATCAGCACCATGGAAACTCAGGTGTCCAACGGTCCAAGCGGAACCAGTCTGCCCAACGGCCCAGTCATTAGCACAAATGGCTCCACAGATGACAGCAAAACCAACTTGATTGTCAACTATCTGCCTCAGAACATGACCCAGGAAGAATTCAAAAGTTTGTTTGGTAGCATCGGAGAGATTGAGTCCTGCAAGCTTGTCAGAGACAAAATAACAG GTCAAAGTTTGGGATATGGTTTTGTAAACTATGTGGATCCAAACGATGCAGACAAGGCTATCAACACACTAAATGGTCTCAAATTGCAGACTAAAACAATCAAG GTATCATATGCCAGGCCAAGCTCAGCTTCCATCCGCGACGCCAACCTTTATGTGAGCGGACTCCCCAAAACCATGAGCCAGAAAGACATGGAGCAGCTGTTCTCCCAGTATGGTCGCATCATCACATCCCGCATCCTCGTGGACCAAGTTACAG GCATATCACGGGGAGTGGGCTTCATCCGGTTCGACAAGCGAAATGAGGCAGAGGAGGCCATCAAAGGACTGAACGGGCAGAAGCCCTTGGGAGCCGCCGAGCCAATCACCGTCAAGTTTGCCAACAACCCCAGCCAGAAGACAGGCCAGGCCTTACTGACGCAGCTGTACCAAACGGCTGCCCGCCGCTACACGGGGCCCCTGCACCACCAGACTCAGCGTTTCAG ACTCGACAATTTACTAAACGCCAGCTACGGAGTCAAGAG ATTCTCACCCATCACCATTGACAGCATGACCAGTCTGGCCGGGGTCAACCTAACCGGCCCCACTGGAGCCGGCTGGTGCATCTTCGTCTACAACCTGTCCCCCGAAGCGGACGAGAGCGTCCTGTGGCAGCTCTTCGGGCCCTTTGGCGCCGTCACCAACGTCAAAGTCATCCGTGACTTCACCACCAACAAATGCAAGGGCTTTGGCTTCGTCACAATGACCAACTACGACGAGGCCGCCATGGCCATCGCCAGTCTAAACGGCTACCGCCTGGGCGACCGCGTGCTGCAGGTTTCCTTCAAAACCAGCAAGCAGCACAAGGCCTGA
- the elavl3 gene encoding ELAV-like protein 3 isoform X12, translated as MVTQIISTMETQVSNGPSGTSLPNGPVISTNGSTDDSKTNLIVNYLPQNMTQEEFKSLFGSIGEIESCKLVRDKITGQSLGYGFVNYVDPNDADKAINTLNGLKLQTKTIKVSYARPSSASIRDANLYVSGLPKTMSQKDMEQLFSQYGRIITSRILVDQVTAGISRGVGFIRFDKRNEAEEAIKGLNGQKPLGAAEPITVKFANNPSQKTGQALLTQLYQTAARRYTGPLHHQTQRFRFSPITIDSMTSLAGVNLTGPTGAGWCIFVYNLSPEADESVLWQLFGPFGAVTNVKVIRDFTTNKCKGFGFVTMTNYDEAAMAIASLNGYRLGDRVLQVSFKTSKQHKA; from the exons ATGGTTACT CAGATAATCAGCACCATGGAAACTCAGGTGTCCAACGGTCCAAGCGGAACCAGTCTGCCCAACGGCCCAGTCATTAGCACAAATGGCTCCACAGATGACAGCAAAACCAACTTGATTGTCAACTATCTGCCTCAGAACATGACCCAGGAAGAATTCAAAAGTTTGTTTGGTAGCATCGGAGAGATTGAGTCCTGCAAGCTTGTCAGAGACAAAATAACAG GTCAAAGTTTGGGATATGGTTTTGTAAACTATGTGGATCCAAACGATGCAGACAAGGCTATCAACACACTAAATGGTCTCAAATTGCAGACTAAAACAATCAAG GTATCATATGCCAGGCCAAGCTCAGCTTCCATCCGCGACGCCAACCTTTATGTGAGCGGACTCCCCAAAACCATGAGCCAGAAAGACATGGAGCAGCTGTTCTCCCAGTATGGTCGCATCATCACATCCCGCATCCTCGTGGACCAAGTTACAG CAGGCATATCACGGGGAGTGGGCTTCATCCGGTTCGACAAGCGAAATGAGGCAGAGGAGGCCATCAAAGGACTGAACGGGCAGAAGCCCTTGGGAGCCGCCGAGCCAATCACCGTCAAGTTTGCCAACAACCCCAGCCAGAAGACAGGCCAGGCCTTACTGACGCAGCTGTACCAAACGGCTGCCCGCCGCTACACGGGGCCCCTGCACCACCAGACTCAGCGTTTCAG ATTCTCACCCATCACCATTGACAGCATGACCAGTCTGGCCGGGGTCAACCTAACCGGCCCCACTGGAGCCGGCTGGTGCATCTTCGTCTACAACCTGTCCCCCGAAGCGGACGAGAGCGTCCTGTGGCAGCTCTTCGGGCCCTTTGGCGCCGTCACCAACGTCAAAGTCATCCGTGACTTCACCACCAACAAATGCAAGGGCTTTGGCTTCGTCACAATGACCAACTACGACGAGGCCGCCATGGCCATCGCCAGTCTAAACGGCTACCGCCTGGGCGACCGCGTGCTGCAGGTTTCCTTCAAAACCAGCAAGCAGCACAAGGCCTGA
- the elavl3 gene encoding ELAV-like protein 3 isoform X13: MVTQIISTMETQVSNGPSGTSLPNGPVISTNGSTDDSKTNLIVNYLPQNMTQEEFKSLFGSIGEIESCKLVRDKITGQSLGYGFVNYVDPNDADKAINTLNGLKLQTKTIKVSYARPSSASIRDANLYVSGLPKTMSQKDMEQLFSQYGRIITSRILVDQVTGISRGVGFIRFDKRNEAEEAIKGLNGQKPLGAAEPITVKFANNPSQKTGQALLTQLYQTAARRYTGPLHHQTQRFRFSPITIDSMTSLAGVNLTGPTGAGWCIFVYNLSPEADESVLWQLFGPFGAVTNVKVIRDFTTNKCKGFGFVTMTNYDEAAMAIASLNGYRLGDRVLQVSFKTSKQHKA, encoded by the exons ATGGTTACT CAGATAATCAGCACCATGGAAACTCAGGTGTCCAACGGTCCAAGCGGAACCAGTCTGCCCAACGGCCCAGTCATTAGCACAAATGGCTCCACAGATGACAGCAAAACCAACTTGATTGTCAACTATCTGCCTCAGAACATGACCCAGGAAGAATTCAAAAGTTTGTTTGGTAGCATCGGAGAGATTGAGTCCTGCAAGCTTGTCAGAGACAAAATAACAG GTCAAAGTTTGGGATATGGTTTTGTAAACTATGTGGATCCAAACGATGCAGACAAGGCTATCAACACACTAAATGGTCTCAAATTGCAGACTAAAACAATCAAG GTATCATATGCCAGGCCAAGCTCAGCTTCCATCCGCGACGCCAACCTTTATGTGAGCGGACTCCCCAAAACCATGAGCCAGAAAGACATGGAGCAGCTGTTCTCCCAGTATGGTCGCATCATCACATCCCGCATCCTCGTGGACCAAGTTACAG GCATATCACGGGGAGTGGGCTTCATCCGGTTCGACAAGCGAAATGAGGCAGAGGAGGCCATCAAAGGACTGAACGGGCAGAAGCCCTTGGGAGCCGCCGAGCCAATCACCGTCAAGTTTGCCAACAACCCCAGCCAGAAGACAGGCCAGGCCTTACTGACGCAGCTGTACCAAACGGCTGCCCGCCGCTACACGGGGCCCCTGCACCACCAGACTCAGCGTTTCAG ATTCTCACCCATCACCATTGACAGCATGACCAGTCTGGCCGGGGTCAACCTAACCGGCCCCACTGGAGCCGGCTGGTGCATCTTCGTCTACAACCTGTCCCCCGAAGCGGACGAGAGCGTCCTGTGGCAGCTCTTCGGGCCCTTTGGCGCCGTCACCAACGTCAAAGTCATCCGTGACTTCACCACCAACAAATGCAAGGGCTTTGGCTTCGTCACAATGACCAACTACGACGAGGCCGCCATGGCCATCGCCAGTCTAAACGGCTACCGCCTGGGCGACCGCGTGCTGCAGGTTTCCTTCAAAACCAGCAAGCAGCACAAGGCCTGA
- the elavl3 gene encoding ELAV-like protein 3 isoform X7, whose product MVTQIISTMETQVSNGPSGTSLPNGPVISTNGSTDDSKTNLIVNYLPQNMTQEEFKSLFGSIGEIESCKLVRDKITGQSLGYGFVNYVDPNDADKAINTLNGLKLQTKTIKVSYARPSSASIRDANLYVSGLPKTMSQKDMEQLFSQYGRIITSRILVDQVTGISRGVGFIRFDKRNEAEEAIKGLNGQKPLGAAEPITVKFANNPSQKTGQALLTQLYQTAARRYTGPLHHQTQRFRLDNLLNASYGVKSSPPLFPRFSPITIDSMTSLAGVNLTGPTGAGWCIFVYNLSPEADESVLWQLFGPFGAVTNVKVIRDFTTNKCKGFGFVTMTNYDEAAMAIASLNGYRLGDRVLQVSFKTSKQHKA is encoded by the exons ATGGTTACT CAGATAATCAGCACCATGGAAACTCAGGTGTCCAACGGTCCAAGCGGAACCAGTCTGCCCAACGGCCCAGTCATTAGCACAAATGGCTCCACAGATGACAGCAAAACCAACTTGATTGTCAACTATCTGCCTCAGAACATGACCCAGGAAGAATTCAAAAGTTTGTTTGGTAGCATCGGAGAGATTGAGTCCTGCAAGCTTGTCAGAGACAAAATAACAG GTCAAAGTTTGGGATATGGTTTTGTAAACTATGTGGATCCAAACGATGCAGACAAGGCTATCAACACACTAAATGGTCTCAAATTGCAGACTAAAACAATCAAG GTATCATATGCCAGGCCAAGCTCAGCTTCCATCCGCGACGCCAACCTTTATGTGAGCGGACTCCCCAAAACCATGAGCCAGAAAGACATGGAGCAGCTGTTCTCCCAGTATGGTCGCATCATCACATCCCGCATCCTCGTGGACCAAGTTACAG GCATATCACGGGGAGTGGGCTTCATCCGGTTCGACAAGCGAAATGAGGCAGAGGAGGCCATCAAAGGACTGAACGGGCAGAAGCCCTTGGGAGCCGCCGAGCCAATCACCGTCAAGTTTGCCAACAACCCCAGCCAGAAGACAGGCCAGGCCTTACTGACGCAGCTGTACCAAACGGCTGCCCGCCGCTACACGGGGCCCCTGCACCACCAGACTCAGCGTTTCAG ACTCGACAATTTACTAAACGCCAGCTACGGAGTCAAGAG TTCTCCTCCTCTCTTTCCCAGATTCTCACCCATCACCATTGACAGCATGACCAGTCTGGCCGGGGTCAACCTAACCGGCCCCACTGGAGCCGGCTGGTGCATCTTCGTCTACAACCTGTCCCCCGAAGCGGACGAGAGCGTCCTGTGGCAGCTCTTCGGGCCCTTTGGCGCCGTCACCAACGTCAAAGTCATCCGTGACTTCACCACCAACAAATGCAAGGGCTTTGGCTTCGTCACAATGACCAACTACGACGAGGCCGCCATGGCCATCGCCAGTCTAAACGGCTACCGCCTGGGCGACCGCGTGCTGCAGGTTTCCTTCAAAACCAGCAAGCAGCACAAGGCCTGA
- the elavl3 gene encoding ELAV-like protein 3 isoform X8 — protein MVTQIISTMETQVSNGPSGTSLPNGPVISTNGSTDDSKTNLIVNYLPQNMTQEEFKSLFGSIGEIESCKLVRDKITGQSLGYGFVNYVDPNDADKAINTLNGLKLQTKTIKVSYARPSSASIRDANLYVSGLPKTMSQKDMEQLFSQYGRIITSRILVDQVTAGISRGVGFIRFDKRNEAEEAIKGLNGQKPLGAAEPITVKFANNPSQKTGQALLTQLYQTAARRYTGPLHHQTQRFRLDNLLNASYGVKRFSPITIDSMTSLAGVNLTGPTGAGWCIFVYNLSPEADESVLWQLFGPFGAVTNVKVIRDFTTNKCKGFGFVTMTNYDEAAMAIASLNGYRLGDRVLQVSFKTSKQHKA, from the exons ATGGTTACT CAGATAATCAGCACCATGGAAACTCAGGTGTCCAACGGTCCAAGCGGAACCAGTCTGCCCAACGGCCCAGTCATTAGCACAAATGGCTCCACAGATGACAGCAAAACCAACTTGATTGTCAACTATCTGCCTCAGAACATGACCCAGGAAGAATTCAAAAGTTTGTTTGGTAGCATCGGAGAGATTGAGTCCTGCAAGCTTGTCAGAGACAAAATAACAG GTCAAAGTTTGGGATATGGTTTTGTAAACTATGTGGATCCAAACGATGCAGACAAGGCTATCAACACACTAAATGGTCTCAAATTGCAGACTAAAACAATCAAG GTATCATATGCCAGGCCAAGCTCAGCTTCCATCCGCGACGCCAACCTTTATGTGAGCGGACTCCCCAAAACCATGAGCCAGAAAGACATGGAGCAGCTGTTCTCCCAGTATGGTCGCATCATCACATCCCGCATCCTCGTGGACCAAGTTACAG CAGGCATATCACGGGGAGTGGGCTTCATCCGGTTCGACAAGCGAAATGAGGCAGAGGAGGCCATCAAAGGACTGAACGGGCAGAAGCCCTTGGGAGCCGCCGAGCCAATCACCGTCAAGTTTGCCAACAACCCCAGCCAGAAGACAGGCCAGGCCTTACTGACGCAGCTGTACCAAACGGCTGCCCGCCGCTACACGGGGCCCCTGCACCACCAGACTCAGCGTTTCAG ACTCGACAATTTACTAAACGCCAGCTACGGAGTCAAGAG ATTCTCACCCATCACCATTGACAGCATGACCAGTCTGGCCGGGGTCAACCTAACCGGCCCCACTGGAGCCGGCTGGTGCATCTTCGTCTACAACCTGTCCCCCGAAGCGGACGAGAGCGTCCTGTGGCAGCTCTTCGGGCCCTTTGGCGCCGTCACCAACGTCAAAGTCATCCGTGACTTCACCACCAACAAATGCAAGGGCTTTGGCTTCGTCACAATGACCAACTACGACGAGGCCGCCATGGCCATCGCCAGTCTAAACGGCTACCGCCTGGGCGACCGCGTGCTGCAGGTTTCCTTCAAAACCAGCAAGCAGCACAAGGCCTGA